Proteins from one Salvelinus sp. IW2-2015 linkage group LG9, ASM291031v2, whole genome shotgun sequence genomic window:
- the LOC111968938 gene encoding LOW QUALITY PROTEIN: protein delta homolog 1 (The sequence of the model RefSeq protein was modified relative to this genomic sequence to represent the inferred CDS: inserted 1 base in 1 codon) produces MLKIRMSLTTFGLFLVLSVAITKAIECSAGCNPENGYCEKPEECRCKPGWQGVTCKQCMPFPGCLHGSCEKAWQCICEEGWMGSQCDQDTNQCSSKPCTDNSTCIQTGXGGYLCICLPGYTGESCHLKKGSCLTNGSPCQNGGTCSDAGGLAAYPSCACPLGFAGDFCEIDTDSCNPNPCLNGGNCTDYGPAFTCACPAGFNGPTCNNTHVDPLSPCASTPCGNGGTCVVGSQKNRAGMYHCLCLPGCTFTGHECTPTQQPHRPKAKLRLAKLSPPHYSLPAHAFHKLLRPPERDLLKISLKETVHSASAASLVTRSQLICFGMLGLLTCLVILGTTGIIFFNRCETWMANAKYSHLVRQQREHLLRGNNSEDEGGHSVNIILPEKIKLTSFGKHYTSI; encoded by the exons ATGCTGAAAATCAGGATGTCCCTGACAACATTTGGGTTATTTCTGGTCTTGAGTGTTGCCATCactaaag CTATTGAATGCAGCGCAGGGTGCAATCCTGAAAACGGCTACTGTGAAAAGCCTGAGGAATGCAG ATGCAAACCAGGCTGGCAGGGGGTAACATGCAAGCAGTGCATGCCCTTCCCAGGATGTCTTCATGGCAGCTGTGAGAAAGCATGGCAGTGCATCTGTGAAGAGGGCTGGATGGGGAGCCAGTGTGACCAAG ACACCAACCAGTGCTCATCTAAACCATGCACTGATAACTCCACATGCATCCAGACTG CAGGAGGATACCTCTGCATTTGTCTGCCTGGTTACACAGGAGAGAGCTGCCACCTGAAAAAGGGATCATGTCTAACAAACGG CTCTCCCTGCCAAAATGGTGGCACCTGCTCTGACGCCGGTGGCTTGGCAGCCTACCCCTCCTGCGCCTGTCCTCTCGGATTCGCTGGAGACTTCTGTGAGATTGACACGGACAGCTGTAATCCCAACCCCTGCCTCAACGGGGGCAACTGCACCGACTACGGTCCTGCATTCACCTGCGCCTGCCCCGCGGGCTTCAACGGTCCCACCTGTAACAACACCCATGTGGACCCCCTCTCCCCCTGTGCTAGTACCCCCTGTGGGAACGGGGGCACCTGCGTGGTGGGGAGCCAAAAGAACAGGGCTGGGATGTACCATTGTCTGTGCCTCCCAGGGTGCACTTTCACTGGGCATGAATGTACGCCGACCCAGCAGCCACACAGGCCCAAAGCCAAACTCAGGCTGGCCAAACTCTCCCCACCACACTACAGCCTACCTGCCCACGCCTTCCATAAACTACTAAGGCCCCCCGAGAGGGACCTTCTCAAGATCAGCCTGAAGGAGACGGTTCACTCGGCCTCTGCCGCCAGCCTGGTCACCCGCAGTCAGCTCATCTGTTTCGGGATGCTGGGCCTGCTCACCTGCCTGGTGATCCTGGGAACCACAGGTATTATCTTCTTTAACCGCTGCGAGACGTGGATGGCCAACGCCAAGTACAGCCATCTGGTGCGCCAGCAGAGAGAGCATCTGTTGAGAGGCAATAACAGCGAGGATGAGGGGGGCCACTCTGTCAACATCATCCTCCCTGAGAAGATCAAGCTCACCAGCTTTGGGAAACATTACACGTCAATCTGA